Sequence from the Thermoproteales archaeon genome:
AATTATTTTGAGGGGGGTTAGTAGCTCTATATCTTTTACCTCTTCTGCTTCTTTAGCTACGAGTATTTTCTTACATTTAAAATTCACTGTTTTTGTTAGGAATTTATAAATATCTTCTCTATAGGCCTTTCCATATTTTACTTCGATTACGGCTATGGGTTTTCCGGCTTTGACGAGTATTCCATCTATTTCAGGTTTTAGGCCTTTTTGTATTTCTGCGTTTAATAGCTGGGCTAATAGTTCTATTATGAATTCTTCGTAGTATAGGGGGATTTTGTTCAATGCTTTTGAGACTAGGAGGTTTTGCGGGGTGTCTATTTCATAGAAGCCGAATTTTACGTCTAGGAAATAGAAGAGGTCTAGGAGCGGCGAGTCTACCTGATATAAGTATCTTTTTTTAGAGTATATTCTTTTTCTTTTGACTAGGCCCATTTCCAGTAGGTTTGAGATGTATTTTTTAACATCGTGAGATTTGAATACTCCCCTCATTACGTTTGAGACGTAGTTGGCTATAAGCCCGGGAGTATTATAGCCATCTGCTATAGCTCTTAATACGGCTTCATAGCGTTCCGTTAGTTCTCTATCTTCTTCTAAGAATACTTCTCCTATAAGGCCTTTACAGCTATATCTGATAGCTTGAATTACTTGTTTGATTATCTCCTCGAGGTTTTTTCTGTAGTCTATGAATTCTAGAATCCATGGGTCTCTTAGTAGAGGAGCTAGCTGCAACGCTTTGTAGGGTTCTACTTCCTTGGATAGGGCTAGAGCTATATCTATGGGCTTTATTAAGCCTATGCGCAAGGGTTTGATTACGCCGAGCAGGGGGCTGCGTTTGGATAGTATTTT
This genomic interval carries:
- a CDS encoding ATP-binding protein, with product MSMGTIIPRSEAKEISGSKGWLLVFGRRKTGKTFLLRKMVYHDYYFFVTRGGEIFDASEEKVKTLSYSIFLERLKRLLTEEKTIVIDEFQRLPDEFLDFLHYIKPLSKAKLVLVGSSIQVSKKILSKRSPLLGVIKPLRIGLIKPIDIALALSKEVEPYKALQLAPLLRDPWILEFIDYRKNLEEIIKQVIQAIRYSCKGLIGEVFLEEDRELTERYEAVLRAIADGYNTPGLIANYVSNVMRGVFKSHDVKKYISNLLEMGLVKRKRIYSKKRYLYQVDSPLLDLFYFLDVKFGFYEIDTPQNLLVSKALNKIPLYYEEFIIELLAQLLNAEIQKGLKPEIDGILVKAGKPIAVIEVKYGKAYREDIYKFLTKTVNFKCKKILVAKEAEEVKDIELLTPLKIIKQLGKVRDQRQTPS